In Zygosaccharomyces rouxii strain CBS732 chromosome F complete sequence, a single window of DNA contains:
- a CDS encoding uncharacterized protein (weakly similar to uniprot|Q6B2A9 Saccharomyces cerevisiae YPL112C PEX25 Peripheral peroxisomal membrane peroxin required for the regulation of peroxisome size and maintenance recruits GTPase Rho1p to peroxisomes induced by oleate interacts with homologous protein Pex27p) translates to MSRPITMEENEEPLSAREQTVVTDSPPSPPQPKIRVVRNLEILEYLIGTIAGTDKLTKVAKYALDVIKAIVVSRPNSVLARLISLIPNFKSKATYVSSTLSTYRYILRFGYTPFALSKLFDRLKATIKDPSKINKIWMNEGALNNVLDFYYGVFDELDTLYRLSVWKNPKVYNKVVTQQCWAWEAFILLGLKNGLTQLNSIKSQITQLEVQRRVKNHAMQLSASLHDQGPRPDSFVRQQLLQDLNKNKETAEREQEIERQLQELRHQKLVTYLDVARLSFDCAANLSDLLHIPGPAYTYSVLSLGSGVTGLIKMWTNAAKTLSGQQN, encoded by the coding sequence ATGTCTCGACCAATCACCATGGAAGAGAATGAAGAACCACTTTCAGCAAGGGAACAAACCGTAGTGACAGATTCACCTCCATCACCACCGCAGCCAAAGATACGCGTAGTTCGTAATTTAGAAATTCTAGAATATTTGATTGGGACTATCGCTGGTACTGATAAATTGACTAAAGTCGCTAAATATGCTTTGGATGTGATTAAAGCCATCGTCGTCAGTAGACCTAATAGCGTCTTAGCAAGGCTAATTTCATTGATCCCCAACTTCAAATCAAAGGCAACTTATGTGAGCTCTACACTTTCAACTTATCGTTATATCCTAAGGTTTGGATACACACCATTCGCACTATCTAAATTATTCGACAGGTTAAAGGCTACAATTAAGGATCCAAGTAAAATTAAcaagatttggatgaatGAAGGTGCTCTCAACAATGTTTTAGATTTTTACTATGGTGTGTTTGACGAATTGGATACTCTGTACAGATTAAGTGtgtggaaaaatccaaaagTCTATAACAAAGTGGTCACACAGCAGTGTTGGGCATGGGAAGCCTTTATCCTATTgggattgaaaaatggcCTGACTCAATTGAACTCGATTAAATCTCAAATTACTCAATTGGAGGTTCAACGTCGTGTTAAGAACCATGCTATGCAGTTGTCAGCAAGTCTTCATGACCAGGGACCACGTCCTGATTCATTCGTACGCCAGCAACTGTTACAGGAtttaaacaagaacaaagaaaCCGCTGAAAGAGAACAAGAGATAGAGAGACAGTTGCAGGAACTTCGTCaccaaaaattggtaaCATATCTCGACGTTGCCAGACTGTCGTTTGACTGTGCTGCTAATTTATCGGATCTTCTACACATTCCGGGACCGGCATACACATATAGTGTTCTTTCACTTGGTTCTGGTGTTACTGGTCTAATCAAAATGTGGACGAATGCGGCCAAGACCCTCTCGGGCCAACAAAATTGA
- a CDS encoding glyoxylate reductase (similar to uniprot|Q02961 Saccharomyces cerevisiae YPL113C Putative dehydrogenase) yields MEGSSKILEVMPKPKVLIPYQHALDVADHIPEWDQLSQVVEFVKYKITDVDEFKRYLAESSIQGFWITDELFSAVGSPSELWDYYPETLKVMVIPWVGHDFIDGRRLRDEKGVVLCNIGPNAGSSVADLAVHLTLSCFRLTSFWEHCLKFAVNGRVLESRKYLGSDSTELWQSEQGPTNDGGTRGVTEFQYPKVAEISDDKNLSRQFTVGNKIVDTPSGKTALILGFGNIGQSIGKRLVCGFDMKVKYTKRSGPLPRELLGYDAEFCSDLKDAKVWSDVDLIVLSLPGNPHTDNLINSEVLEKCKDGVRIVNVGRGSCIDEDALVEALNSGKVNSCGLDVFKDEMTQVRPDLLMRFDVTALPHIGSTVETLMIRQTAVTLQNVESVLVKGEGGIFPVN; encoded by the coding sequence ATGGAAGGGTCGTCTAAAATCCTCGAGGTAATGCCAAAGCCAAAAGTATTGATACCATATCAACACGCACTTGACGTCGCTGACCACATACCAGAGTGGGATCAATTGTCACAAGTCGTAGAATTTGTCAAGTACAAGATTACAGATGTCGATGAATTCAAAAGATATCTAGCTGAGTCATCCATCCAAGGATTTTGGATCACAGATGAACTTTTCTCAGCAGTCGGTAGTCCTTCTGAGCTATGGGATTACTACCCTGAGACTTTGAAAGTTATGGTTATTCCCTGGGTAGGCCACGACTTCATAGATGGCCGTAGGCTTAGAGATGAAAAGGGCGTTGTACTATGCAATATTGGTCCCAATGCTGGCTCAAGCGTTGCGGATTTGGCTGTTCACTTAACGCTAAGTTGTTTCCGATTGACTTCGTTTTGGGAACattgtttgaaatttgcAGTCAATGGTAGAGTATTGGAATCTAGAAAATATTTGGGCAGTGATTCAACTGAATTATGGCAGTCTGAGCAAGGTCCAACTAATGACGGGGGTACTCGTGGTGTAACTGAATTCCAATATCCAAAAGTAGCAGAGATCagtgatgataaaaatctgTCAAGACAGTTTACCGTTGGAAATAAGATTGTTGATACGCCATCAGGTAAAACTGCGCTGATCTTGGGATTTGGTAATATTGGACAGTCAATTGGTAAAAGATTGGTATGCGGATTTGATATGAAAGTCAAGTATACCAAGAGATCTGGTCCATTACCAAGGGAACTGTTAGGATACGATGCAGAGTTCTGTTCCGACTTGAAAGATGCGAAAGTTTGGAGCGACGTCGATTTAATAGTCTTATCATTACCAGGTAACCCCCATACTGacaatttgatcaattctgaggttttggaaaaatgtaAAGACGGGGTTAGAATTGTTAACGTTGGTAGAGGCTCAtgtattgatgaagatgcattAGTGGAAGCTTTAAATTCTGGTAAAGTTAATAGCTGCGGTCTGGATGTTTTCAAGGATGAAATGACTCAAGTGAGGCCGGATCTGCTGATGAGGTTTGACGTTACTGCATTACCTCATATAGGGAGTACTGTAGAAACCCTGATGATTCGTCAAACAGCTGTTACTCTGCAAAATGTGGAAAGTGTGTTGGTTAaaggtgaaggtggtaTCTTTCCGGTGAACTGA
- the TOA1 gene encoding transcription initiation factor IIA large subunit (similar to uniprot|P32773 Saccharomyces cerevisiae YOR194C TOA1 Transcription factor IIA large chain): protein MSNPEASRVYELIVDSVVNEVREDFENAGIDEQTLQDLKRVWQIKLSETQVTKFSWDPQEAEYPGQQLGSQVEQDDNSLRNGIPSEYTLNSDSQGLVLPGFPNEGGSKVDQLNAAPESELQEQQDDDKPADDDNDDPKGKEIELSLSYPDGNAPDMTKMQEKKAKRSALLDTDEVGSELDDSDDDYLISEGEEDGPDENLMLCLYDKVTRTKARWKCSLKDGIVTVNRKDYTFQKSQVEAEWV from the coding sequence ATGTCAAATCCGGAGGCAAGTAGAGTATATGAACTCATTGTAGATTCTGTCGTCAACGAAGTGAgagaagattttgaaaatgcGGGCATTGATGAACAGACGTTAcaggatttgaaaagagtatGGCAGATAAAACTATCAGAGACACAAGTAACCAAATTTAGCTGGGATCCTCAAGAGGCAGAATATCCGGGCCAACAACTGGGTAGTCAGGTGGAACAAGATGATAACAGCTTAAGAAATGGTATTCCATCTGAATATACGCTTAATAGTGATTCACAAGGTTTAGTACTTCCGGGTTTCCCTAATGAGGGCGGTAGTAAGGTAGATCAGTTAAACGCCGCACCTGAATCAGAACTCCAGGAACAGCAGGATGACGATAAACCAGCGGATGACGATAATGATGATCCTAAGGggaaagaaattgaattatcaCTGTCTTATCCGGATGGCAATGCACCTGATATGACAAAGATgcaagaaaagaaggcaaAGAGAAGTGCACTGTTGGATACAGATGAAGTTGGTTCTGAATTGGAtgattctgatgatgattattTAATTTCCGAgggagaagaagatgggCCTGATGAAAACCTAATGCTTTGTCTTTACGATAAAGTGACGAGGACGAAGGCAAGGTGGAAGTGTAGTTTAAAGGATGGTATAGTCACGGTTAATCGTAAGGATTATACTTTCCAAAAATCCCAAGTTGAAGCCGAGTGGGTTTGA
- the SLK19 gene encoding Slk19p (weakly similar to uniprot|Q08581 Saccharomyces cerevisiae YOR195W SLK19 Kinetochore-associated protein required for normal segregation of chromosomes in meiosis and mitosis component of the FEAR regulatory network which promotes Cdc14p release from the nucleolus during anaphase potential Cdc28p substrate): MNSAPTTPGRSIENQNGSKSAETVGTHLRRHAHGLSSKRRLAPRVSSPLPKDNDTTTIDKMDVNTMFDTDKSLVKMNHSPIRIDLSSPTRPEESVDRPIPEPKRLKLELASAPNLSQPDTGIEMIEMLDPKNSPQKEHDEDPFELEEAIRESKENQDSVANTPNSNEKMNSILDLHKLTPVYNDGEMEDQNDTPGEDLFRIVSKRNEDLVTQLHHLNRSINEVISSCDSTVGKYRRQIDSLRQDYESKLEDRMSEMASVIQESNTYKERFNIARRRVSETRDEIKMINQNQSILRNKYEGATAELEECRRKLNELEEENSKLKSESSENGIKFSRLENMYQEALRRTQNLETANQNVLDAQAESDRKLDALSHELDDRSEECQKLKAQLEETLAAQEGGRDEKTRQLEELLRHREELESRISTLQKEYTHREENLQSKVQNLETELKSINQNTHTHESNEAQLRQELESKVQECQHWQKNYETVNDDVEILRAEVKELYSDIDEHKELKHYLETSIAQLEEQVNGWRHKYEEHRKDYDKVLLELDSIHLKYNNTEGEHLTELEQLHDNLSSLQITLKKDSELISQLTRKNETLEFQLKDLQTPSDVPQLHKEIESWKEKFYNKEAESNRSLKLLAEDLYIQYSSKHEQKVKLLKKGYETRYQGKLDKLSLQNEGLEQEVDQLKSQLATERKEKQKLIGLLENQTNEAT; the protein is encoded by the coding sequence ATGAATTCTGCTCCCACGACACCTGGTAGATCCATTGAAAATCAAAATGGATCTAAATCAGCTGAAACCGTTGGTACCCATTTGAGAAGACATGCCCATGGATTATCTAgtaaaagaagattggCACCTAGAGTTAGTTCACCGCTACCGAAAGATAATGATACTACAACTATCGATAAGATGGATGTCAATACAATGTTTGATACCGACAAGAGCCTGGTTAAAATGAATCATTCACCGATAAGGATTGACCTAAGTTCGCCTACTAGACCTGAAGAATCGGTTGACCGCCCAATTCCTGAACCTAAAAGATTAAAACTAGAATTAGCATCAGCACCTAACCTCTCACAACCAGATACTGGTATCGAAATGATTGAAATGTTGGACCCCAAAAATAGTCCTCAAAAGGAACATGATGAAGATCCGTTTGAGTTGGAAGAAGCGATTAGAGAGTCCAAAGAGAATCAAGATAGTGTTGCTAATACACCTAATAGcaatgaaaaaatgaacAGCATTTTAGACTTGCACAAATTAACCCCAGTCTACAACGATGGAGAAATGGAGGACCAAAACGATACACCCGGAGAAGACTTATTCCGAATAGTATCCAAGAGAAATGAGGATCTCGTAACtcaacttcatcatttAAACAGAAGCATCAATGAAGTGATAAGCAGCTGTGATTCTACCGTTGGTAAATATAGAAGGCAGATTGATAGTTTGAGGCAAGATTATGAATCGAAATTAGAGGATAGAATGAGTGAAATGGCTTCAGTAATTCAGGAATCTAACACTTATAAGGAAAGATTCAATATTGCTAGGCGTAGGGTTAGTGAAACtagagatgaaattaaGATGATAAACCAAAACCAATCGATTTTAAGGAATAAATATGAAGGGGCAACAGCTGAGTTGGAAGAGTGCAGGAGGAAATTAAACGAATTGGAGGAggaaaattcaaaattgaaatctgaATCTTCGGAAAATGGTATCAAATTTTCGAGACTAGAGAACATGTATCAGGAGGCGCTGCGGCGGACACAGAACTTAGAAACTGCGAATCAAAATGTATTAGACGCACAAGCTGAATCAGATAGAAAATTAGATGCATTAAGCCACGAATTAGATGACAGAAGTGAAGAATGTCAAAAGTTAAAAgctcaattggaagaaactTTAGCGGCTCAGGAAGGTGGTAGGGACGAAAAGACAAGACAACTAGAAGAGTTGCTACGTCATCGAGAAGAATTAGAGTCACGAATATCTACTTTACAGAAAGAATATACGCacagagaagaaaatttacAATCGAAGGTACAGAACTTGGAAACAGAACTAAAATCGATTAATCAAAACACGCATACTCATGAATCTAACGAGGCTCAACTAAGACAAGAGCTGGAATCCAAGGTGCAAGAGTGCCAACATTGGCAGAAAAATTACGAAACGGTTAATGACGATGTGGAAATTCTTAGAGCAGAAGTTAAAGAGCTTTATTCCGACATTGATGAGCATAAAGAACTAAAACACTATTTAGAAACCTCTATTGCCCAATTAGAGGAACAGGTAAATGGATGGCGCCATAAATATGAAGAGCATCGTAAAGATTACGACAAAGTGCTATTAGAATTGGATAGTATACATCTGAAGTACAACAACACAGAGGGTGAGCATTTAACGGAATTAGAACAATTGCACGATAATCTAAGTTCTTTGCAAATAACCCTCAAGAAGGATTCAGAACtaatttctcaattgaCTCGTAAAAACGAAACTTTGgaattccaattgaaagatctACAAACTCCATCTGATGTACCGCAATTGCACAAAGAAATAGAATCGTGGAAGGAGAAATTTTATAACAAAGAAGCTGAATCTAACAGATCTCTCAAACTGCTGGCAGAAGATCTCTACATCCAGTATTCATCCAAGCATGAACAAAAGGTGAAACTACTAAAGAAGGGTTACGAAACCAGATATCAGGGCAAACTGGAcaaattatcattacaaAATGAAGGCCTTGAACAGGAGGTAGACCAGTTGAAATCTCAATTAGCTACAGAACGCAAGGAAAAGCAGAAACTTATCGGCCTGCTAGAGAATCAAACTAACGAAGCCACCTAG
- the BEM3 gene encoding GTPase-activating protein BEM3 (similar to uniprot|P32873 Saccharomyces cerevisiae YPL115C BEM3 Rho GTPase activating protein (RhoGAP) involved in control of the cytoskeleton organization targets the essential Rho-GTPase Cdc42p which controls establishment and maintenance of cell polarity including bud-site assembly) has translation MERKQSNGSSNSTLELLAKYNDHRSQKEKAFEHIERRTVSEDNSLTYDELLKENVRLKLQNKELQDEVEALYKIVDSLKSGKSTPHQNTTLSQIIEKHDEDERPEQELVLPPRSADRNKHGKNLHLPANLPPSTTEAPAIDVTGESSSNKSGNSSEIHQPNEDAEKDTTRPPPVSQGNTDGSGSPAASTTYTSSRITVSHPSSPRRPLTENKLRSPQSANRSATVINNQLHSPMASAFGGETSINLKVGTEPLPSPPTEMEKKFGLDEKSTPLLHNIKLQSPDEFSPASKQNLNNFADYLDDTFKDDAGSIDTITEKTVPDNRSPAGDNMPSHAPPPVPSPQHIEAPNQSLSAAQLGSPVLLNRKDHSKQSRDIKSPLTSTFANSRSRDNLNDNSILGTTSTESLSTKSVSTAASNAGSHADAASRIRRPHAESVSTVESAAPSATSDIPLFVQPEEFDTIRMEVISSLFFETENFDHPQILFSVIDRKSNKEIFKFAKTFRKIYDLDSYLRQRLPSSTLTPLPDRQIFDTLVPSKVDVRREKLNQYFTTLFRVLELAPALNLKLAQFMSTDTVMNPIMVGDTTKEGSLLMRKAKALGNASNWRIRYGILRGEIVQLFDKGQLAETINLKQSSIELLPNLPEDRHGTKNGFLLTEHKKSGLSSTAKYYLCSETSKERESWVAAVSEFVLSPAPAPAPTSLSAPSAPSLNTFGDDAASSTYKSDTSVDQIYVTDLTEPPSISQNNDSSSASSPRIATEASEDDKDNRRLKMRSFFPFKKLTSGAFSLGSDATEAETVNSQESEPKYSDNSIAKSLESMNLTEPTMTAVFGSPVDKCLQLSSHCYQGKHDIPSVVYRCLEFLYRNRGIQEEGIFRLSGSSALIKSLQEQFDREYDIDLCNYNQNVANSSTGTNLLGLYVDVNTVSGLLKLYLRKLPHVIFGEEQYPMFKKAADNNHDNPAQIALEFKNIIQSNVVPQPNFSLMYALFELLLRINENSRANKMNLRNLCIVFSPTLNIPVTVLQPFITDFSCIFQDGQPVDQQLREKIDLHIPGM, from the coding sequence ATGGAACGAAAACAGAGCAATGGTAGTAGCAATAGTACCTTAGAACTGTTGGCAAAATATAATGACCACAGGTCCCAAAAGGAGAAGGCATTTGAACACATTGAAAGAAGGACAGTAAGTGAAGATAATAGTTTAACGTATGACGAATTGCTGAAGGAAAATGTGAGGCTGAAATTACAAAACAAGGAATTGCAAGACGAAGTAGAAGCTCTATACAAAATTGTGGACTCCTTAAAGAGTGGGAAATCGACACCACATCAAAACACAACGTTGAGTCAAataattgaaaaacatgatgaagatgagagaCCAGAGCAAGAACTCgtattaccaccaagatCGGCAGATAGAAATAAACATGGAAAAAATTTGCATCTGCCCGCAAATCTACCACCAAGTACAACTGAAGCACCCGCTATCGACGTAACTGGTGAATCTAGTAGTAATAAGAGCGGTAATTCTAGCGAAATACACCAGCCAAACGAGgatgctgaaaaggataCAACACGGCCGCCACCAGTATCACAGGGAAATACCGATGGCAGTGGAAGTCCCGCGGCTTCTACTACCTATACAAGTTCAAGGATTACAGTATCACACCCAAGTAGCCCTCGTAGACCATTGACGGAAAACAAGCTGAGGTCACCTCAAAGTGCCAATAGGTCGGCTACGGTAATTAACAACCAATTGCATTCACCAATGGCATCTGCGTTTGGGGGTGAGACAAGTATCAACTTAAAGGTGGGCACTGAGCCGCTACCATCCCCGCCTACTGAGatggaaaagaaatttggattaGATGAAAAATCGACGCCCTTATTACACAACATTAAATTACAATCTCCTGACGAATTTTCACCTGCATCTAAACAAAacttgaacaattttgcAGATTATTTGGATGATACGTTTAAGGATGATGCAGGGTCAATAGATACGATAACGGAGAAAACAGTTCCTGATAATAGATCTCCTGCTGGTGATAATATGCCATCGCatgcaccaccaccagtgCCTTCTCCACAACACATAGAGGCCCCTAACCAGTCACTTTCAGCGGCTCAATTAGGTTCCCCTGTATTACTAAACCGTAAGGATCATTCAAAACAATCAAGAGATATCAAATCACCTTTAACATCAACTTTCGCCAACTCTCGAAGCCGTGATAATTTAAATGATAATTCCATACTAGGGACAACATCTACGGAATCTCTCTCTACAAAATCTGTGTCTACGGCAGCATCTAACGCTGGATCTCATGCAGATGCTGCCTCCAGAATAAGAAGACCCCATGCAGAAAGTGTAAGCACTGTAGAATCCGCGGCACCAAGTGCTACGTCTGATATACCACTATTTGTGCAACCAGAGGAGTTCGATACCATTAGAATGGAAGTTATAAGTTCGTTGTTTTTTGAGactgaaaattttgatcatCCTCAAATCCTTTTTAGTGTTATTGATCGTAAATCTAACAAGgagattttcaaatttgcGAAAACATTTAGGAAAATTTACGACTTGGATAGTTATTTGAGACAGCGGCTCCCTTCGTCCACGCTAACACCCTTACCTGATAGACAGATATTTGACACTTTAGTGCCTTCCAAAGTGGATGTTAGGCgtgagaaattgaatcaataTTTTACGACGTTATTCAGGGTTTTAGAGTTAGCACCTGCCCTAAACTTAAAGCTCGCACAATTCATGAGCACCGATACAGTCATGAATCCTATCATGGTTGGTGATACAACAAAGGAAGGTTCATTGCTAATGAGGAAGGCAAAAGCCTTGGGTAATGCAAGTAACTGGAGGATACGGTATGGTATTTTACGTGGTGAAATTGTACAATTATTTGACAAAGGTCAACTGGCGGAAACTATTAATTTGAAGCAGTCAAGCATCGAGTTACTACCAAATTTACCAGAAGACAGACATGGTACcaaaaatggatttttaCTCACTGAACATAAGAAGAGTGGATTATCAAGTACTGCAAAATATTACCTATGTTCGGAGACCTCCAAGGAAAGGGAATCGTGGGTAGCCGCCGTCAGTGAGTTTGTACTAAGcccagcaccagcaccagcaccaacaTCACTATCTGCTCCTTCTGCACCATCTCTAAACACCTTTGGAGACGATGCTGCCTCATCTACTTACAAGTCAGATACATCTGTTGATCAGATATATGTGACAGATTTGACTGAACCGccatcaatttctcaaaacaATGACAGCAGTTCAGCTTCATCTCCTCGTATTGCCACTGAGGCATCAGAAGACGATAAGGACAATAGAAGGCTAAAGATGAGAAGTTTCTTtcctttcaaaaaattgacatCTGGTGCATTTAGTCTGGGCTCAGACGCTACTGAGGCGGAGACTGTTAATTCACAAGAATCCGAGCCCAAGTACTCTGATAATTCTATTGCAAAATCTTTGGAAAGTATGAATTTAACAGAACCTACAATGACAGCAGTCTTCGGCAGCCCCGTAGATAAATGCCTACAGTTAAGTTCCCACTGCTATCAGGGTAAACACGACATACCGAGTGTGGTTTATCGATGCCTCGAATTTTTATATAGAAATCGTGGTATTCAAGAGGAAGGTATATTCCGCCTTAGTGGTTCAAGTGCACTGATAAAGTCGTTACAGGAACAGTTCGATCGTGAGTACGATATCGATTTGTGCAACTATAATCAAAACGTAGCGAACTCTAGTACAGGCACTAATCTGCTAGGTCTTTACGTGGACGTTAATACTGTAAGCGGTCTGTTAAAACTTTATCTGAGGAAACTACCTCATGTTATATTTGGCGAAGAACAATACCCAATGTTTAAAAAAGCTGCCGATAACAATCATGACAATCCTGCCCAGATCGCCCttgaattcaaaaatattaTCCAGAGCAATGTGGTTCCTCAGCCTAATTTCTCGCTGATGTACGCACTTTTTGAACTTTTGCTTAGAATCAATGAGAACAGCCGTGCCAATAAGATGAATTTGCGTAACTTGTGCATAGTCTTTTCACCGACGCTAAACATCCCAGTAACTGTTCTTCAACCTTTTATCACCGACTTTAGCTgtattttccaagatggACAGCCAGTGGATCAACAGCTGAGAGAAAAGATAGATCTCCATATCCCTGGAATGTAA
- the LIP5 gene encoding lipoate synthase (highly similar to uniprot|Q74ZH6 Ashbya gossypii AGR231C AGR231Cp and similar to YOR196C uniprot|P32875 Saccharomyces cerevisiae) produces the protein MIRVRTSLKKCDVSLGLRLISTTRTNPTTPTTPRKRRATVFKDTLNKGPSFEDFVSGRAAEVSLDPLERARSTVEENQRLPKWLKTPIPKGSNFHKLKEDVRDLKLSTVCEEARCPNIGDCWGGNDKSKATATIMLLGDTCTRGCRFCSVKTNRKPGAPDPMEPENTAEAISRWGLGYVVLTTVDRDDLIDGGSHHLAETVRKIKQKAPNTLVETLAGDFRGDFQAVDVMAQSGLDVYAHNLETVESLTPHVRDRRATYRQSLNVLKRAKQTVPTLVTKTSLMLGLGETHEEVIQTLRDLREIKCDVVTFGQYMRPTKRHMKVVEYVTPEKFEFWKEQALEMGFLYCASGPLVRSSYKAGEAFIENVLRKRKPLEQQQESLSAFRI, from the coding sequence ATGATCAGAGTTAGAACcagtttgaaaaaatgCGATGTCAGTTTGGGTCTCAGGCTCATCTCCACAACTAGAACTAATCCTACCACACCAACGACAccaaggaaaagaagagcaACTGTGTTTAAAGATACTTTGAACAAGGGACCatcatttgaagatttcgtTTCAGGAAGAGCTGCAGAAGTTTCATTAGATCCATTGGAAAGAGCTAGAAGTACTGTGGAGGAAAATCAAAGACTACCCAAATGGTTGAAGACGCCAATTCCCAAGGGATCCAACTTCCACAAACTGAAAGAAGATGTTAGGGATTTAAAATTGAGTACCGTTTGCGAAGAGGCCAGATGTCCAAACATCGGTGATTGTTGGGGTGGTAATGATAAATCAAAGGCAACCGCTACCATTATGCTTCTGGGTGATACCTGTACTAGAGGCTGTAGGTTTTGTTCTGTTAAGACAAATAGAAAACCAGGTGCGCCAGATCCAATGGAACCTGAAAATACAGCAGAGGCCATTTCTCGTTGGGGGTTAGGTTATGTGGTTCTTACGACAGTGGATAGAGATGATTTAATCGATGGTGGTTCCCATCATTTAGCTGAAACTGTCAGGAAAATTAAACAAAAGGCACCTAATACATTAGTGGAAACTCTAGCAGGTGATTTTAGAGGTGATTTCCAGGCTGTAGACGTTATGGCCCAAAGTGGTTTAGACGTCTATGCTcacaatttggaaactgTTGAAAGTTTAACACCTCACGTTAGGGATAGAAGAGCTACCTATAGACAATCTTTGAATGTTCTCAAGAGAGCTAAGCAAACTGTCCCCACTCTAGTCACCAAGACTTCGTTGATGCTTGGACTGGGCGAAACACATGAAGAAGTTATACAAACATTGAGAGATCTACGTGAGATTAAGTGTGATGTGGTTACTTTTGGTCAATACATGAGACCAACAAAGAGACACATGAAGGTGGTTGAGTATGTAACAcctgaaaaattcgaattttggaaagaacAGGCATTGGAAATGGGATTCTTATACTGTGCATCCGGTCCACTAGTAAGATCTTCATATAAAGCAGGAGAAGCattcattgaaaatgttttaaggaaaagaaagcCATTGGAACAACAGCAGGAATCTTTAAGTGCATTTAGAATTTAG